TCCGAGCAGGAGCAGCCTGATATCGACGGACACATAGTGGTGTGGGCAGACGGCAGGAGCGGGAACTTCGATATCTTCATGTACGATCTTGAGATAGGCGCTGAGCGGTGGGTCTGCATCGATCCGTTCATTCAGATCAACCCCGCTGTATCGGGCTACAGAATAGTCTGGCAGGATATGCGAAGCGGCAACGCCGACATATACCTCTACGACGTGAAGAATCGGGTCGAGCAGATTGTCTGTGGTGATAACGGCAACCAGACAGATCCTGATATCGACGGCGATGTGGTTGTGTGGAGCGACGACAGGGATGGCGACTGGAACATATACCTCAAGGACCTCTCGACGAACCAGCAGGAGCGGGTGACATCAGCTCAGAGGGACCAGATCACTCCGAAGGTGAGCGGGAGCCGCGTGGTCTGGGCAGACGAGAGGAACGGGAACTTCGACATCTACATGTATGACATCAAGAGCGGATCTGAGAGAGCGATCTGCACCGCAGCCGGCGACCAGACGCTTCCAGCGATAGATGGAGACATCATCGCGTGGGCGGATAACAGATCCGGCGAGATGGATATCGCTTTCTTTGATCTATCATCAGGGAAGGAGGCAGTCCTGTCGAGGCCTGGCATCCAGACAGCGCCATCTGTCTGGGGAAGAAACATCACATGGCAGAACAATGGGACCGAGATAGTGCTCTACAACATAGACACCGGCGAGGAGACAGTTCTCATCAGAGGTCCAATAGTGATGGAGCCGGCAATCGGCGAGAGGGGTGTGGTGTGGACCGACTACAGGCAGGGTTTACAGGATCCTGATATCTACATGTGGGACAGGACGATACTGCCGGATCTGCCCGTGACCCAGGACAACTTCAATCACACAAATCCATCTATCTTCAACGACAGAGTCGTGTGGACGGATGACAGAACAGGGCACTACCAGGTTTACATGATGAATCTGACGACAGGAGAGGAGGTCAGGATCACCAGCGATGAGATCGACCACAGCAGCATTGACATCTCTGAAGATTATGTGATATACACGGACATGAGAAACGGCAACCTTGATGTTTTCCTGTACGATCTCAAGGCCGGGAAGGAGCGGCAGCTCTCCAGGGACCCATCTGACCAGAGATACTCGATGATCGATGGCAGGTATGTGGTGTGGATGGACAACAGGACCGGGAGCGACCAGATCTACGTCTACGACATACTTCAGGGATCAGAGAGGCAGATAACGACACAGCAGCAGGCCCAGCTGATGTCGCCAGTGATCTCAGGCGACAGGATCGTGTGGGCTGATAGACGATCAGGGAAATGGGACATCTACATGTACAATCTGACGACCGGAAAGGAGACCCCGATATGCACAAATCTCGCGAACCAGGTACAGCCCTGGATTCACGGGGATACGATAGTATGGGCTGATGGAAGGAACGCACCCAATGCGAGCATCCGGAACTGGGATATATACTCATACAACCTGACAACAGGAAAAGAGACCCCGATATGCACAAACGGCTACAACCAGGGAGCTCCCTGTGTTTATGGCAGATACGTCGCATGGCTCGATGAGAGGGGAGGAGCAGCAGACATCTACCTTTACGACCTTGAGAAGGGAATAGAGGTGCCGGTATCCACTCTACCGATGTATCAGACGCCTAGCGACGGGAAGGGCGATCCATACAGGGTGAAGCCCATAGCGTCAAGCAGGATACTGAGCGATAAGTACATCGTGTGGATGGACGACAGCTCTGGAAGGCCGCAGATAAGGGCCAGATCTCCGCTCTGGGAGCCGCTTCTGTGGCTGAGCACAGATTTTCCATCAACAAATGGCAGTCTGATGGTCTGGTCTGATAACAGGCGTGGCGACTGGGACATATACGGCTTCGATTTCTTCACGAGATCCGAGATCCCGATAGTGAGGGCGGATGGCGATCAGCTGTACCCGAGGGCCTCGGGCCAGAATGTTGTCTGGTCAGATTACCGGTCAGGCAGCTCTGATGTCTACATGATCAACCTGACAACAGGAGAGGTCACAGAAGTTGCGACCGGACCTGGCGATCAGGTGTGGGCCGATATATACGGGGATGAAATCGTCTGGATGGACAACTCTTCCGGGGACTGGGATGTTGTGCTCCACAACATCTCCAGCGGCATCACAGAACCTCTGCGCAAGCAGGGCAACCAGATGTACCCGAAGATCTCAGGGAGCCTGATCGTCTGGCAGGATGACAGAAGCGGCAACTGGGACATATATGTGTACGATCTGAGGACCGGCAATGAGACGAAGCTAACGGGCGATGGGGATCAGGTCTTCCCAGACGTATCTGGAAATACGATCGTCTGGGAGGATCGGTCCACCGGCGACATCGCGTATTACATCTACGATAAGAAGTGGAGCAAGAGATATCCAAGGCCTGGAATGCAGACATCTCCCGCTGTTTCAGGAAAGTACATAGCATACGTCGATGAGGATGGATCCCTGCGGAGGCTGGATGTGACGACATGGAAGGACGATCTGATCGCATCAGGGCCAGGACAGATGAAGCCGGACATGGATCAGAAGCTGGTGTGGATGGACGCGCCGAGGGGCAAGCCGAGATACGAGAGTCTTGGGGGGCAGATAAGTGTTGTGTGCAGGGCTCCAGGTGAGCAGAGCATGCCAGCGGTGAGCGGAAACTTCGTTGTCTGGATGGACAACCGCACAGGCAATCCTGACATCTATGTATATGACCTCTTCAGAAACGTTGAGATCCCTCTGGCTGGAGGCCCGCTCTACGACATGTATCCTGATATAAGGGGCACTGTGATCGCATGGGTCGGCCAGAACCCGCAGCACGACAACTGGGCGGTCAGAACATTCGATGTGATAACAGCGAACAGATCACAGCTCACGGGTGCTGAGTTCTTCACCCCATCCCCAATATCGATCGGAGACAGGTACCTCGTCTGGCAGGACCTCTCCTTCGCCGGCTGGAGGCTCTACAAGAAGCTGGTATACGGAGGCACGGAGCCTGTTGAGGCGATACCCCCGAGCGGAACGAACCCGAGAACCGCTGGAGATATCGCAGTCTACCAGGACAACAAGGACGGGAACTGGAACGTCTACATCTGGAAGGGGCAGCAGAAGATTCCTGTGACAACAGATCCAGCAGATCAGATCAATCCTGTGACTGATGGATACATCGTGGTGTACCAGGACAACAGGAACGGCAACTGGGACATATACGCCTTCGACACGAATACGAGCAAGGAGATCCGCATAACATCTGATCCGGGCGATCAGACAAATCCGGATATCGAGAGCGGCGTGATCGTCTGGCAGGACAACAGGAACGGCAACTGGGACATCTACGCGTTCGATCTATCCACAGGTAAGGAGATCCCGATATGCACAGCTCCGGGAGACCAGACAAGGCCGCGGATAGGGAGCAGGAAGATAGTATGGGAGGACAGCCGCAGCGGAGACAGGGACATCTACATCTACGACAGCTACTCACCATGAGCGCGCTCATGGTGAGTGCACCAATCTCACGTCTGCTGTGTTGAATAATATTTGAGGACCCGATAGCAGAGACCCAATTCATATAAATTACAATTATAGTAAAAATCGATAGCTATCGGGCCTTTAGGTCTCAACTATTCAACACAGCACTCCCGTCAGAAACTTTTTAGTCTCATCCAGTTAAATTAGCGGAATCGCAGAGACTGGCGGAAAAAGAACCAACACGCCCAAGGAACCCGCTTCAATCCAGATCTCCAGCAACTCGTGGATATTATAGTTCTTTGCGCCACTTCATGTAAATCCATTTAAAAGCTACTGGATGTGTCATACTTCATAGATGATTTTATGTGGTGTGCAATATTATATCAACTTATACGGAATATTATAATGCTGGTCGTGGGATTGAGGTTCCTGGGGTATGTTTGATGAAGCCCGCGGGGTCATTTGCTGTGGATATCAAAGATGTGGGCACTCTTGTGCATTCAACAACTTGTGGGTCATGCCTGGAGGTTGCTGAACGCAATCATTCCCCCGGAAGGAGCGCAGAGCAGGAGCGGTGTCTCTTTGGGCAAGTCATCAGATGGATAAGAGCGAAATGTGGGTGCTGTCCAGATTTTCCATCTGCTGAGGTAGTGACTGGAAGCCCGGAGTTAGGAGGTGGTACTTCCAGCCTCTATTTCCCCTTCCATCTCAAGGCAGATCCTTCTCAATCTCTCCATCTCATCGTCATTCGCATTCCAGTAGCCTCTCCTGTAGGCTTCCATCAGCCACTCACCGATCTTCACAGCTGCATACTGGTTGTTCTCGAGCAGTCTTTTCCGCATGATCTCATCGAAGATGTACCGTTCAGCGATCGATGACCATATCCAGCTCTCGACAGAGTGTGTTGTGGCGGCAAGGCCGAGCATGTTCTCTATGCGGTCTGCGATCTGCTGAGCCCCGTGGAACCTGTGGGCGAGCATCCCATCGATCCATCTGGGATTCAGAAGCCTGGTGCGCACCCCCATCTCCACAGCGGATCTGATATCTTCGGTTCTTATGATCTCTCCGGTGGTGTCTGAAACGAGCATCACCGGCTCCCTGCCTCTGACAGATCTGATAGCGCTCGATAGCCCGCCGAAGAACTCGAAGTAATGGTCAAGATCAACAAACTCCCAGTCGTGGGAATCCCTGATTTGAGATACCAGATCTACTCTGGATATGTTGCTCCTGTAGAGGTCAGGATGCTGCTGAGCATGCACTCCTTCTGTGTATATGTGGCTCATCGAGCTCGCATAAACCTCAGCGAGTTCCTCCTCCGTGCGCCAGACAGAGTCCTCGATGAGAGGAAGCATCCTTGTTCCGTATTCACCAGCCCTCGGGCCGAATATCCTCCCCTTCGCAAGGACACGTGCCTGCCTCTCATCGATCCCTTTTTGAAGCAGGATGCTCATGTTCTCGAGCGTGTGCTTTCTCACGTAGTTCAGATCCAGCGGCTCATCAAGCGAGCTCACGAGAGCAAACGCCCTGTCGAGAAGCTGCACCACGTTTGGAAACATGTCCCTGAAGAAGCCGCAGATGTTGACCAGACAGTCCACCCTGGGCCTTCCGAGCTCATCCAGGGTAAACGGGACTAGCCTGAAAGCCATCGATCCCGGATCACGCTCCAGGCGCACGCCCAGATAGCTCAGAATCTGCCCGATCGTCTCCCCTCCCGTCTTCGTGGTCTCAAATCCCCAGAGGATCACCCCGACCATGTTGGGATACGATCCAGTCCTGTCCATGCAGGCCTGGATGGTGTTCTCCGCGATCTCCTCTCCCCGCTTAATTGCATCAGGTGTCGGCACCCGAGTCGGATCGAACTGGACGAGATTTCTTCCTGTGGGCAGAGCATGAGGGGATCTTATGATATCTCCGCCGACCGATGGCTCGATGAACCTGCAATCAAGCCCTCTGAGGAAGTTCTCGATCTCCGTGTGGTTCTCAGAGTATCTCCTGACCGTCTCCAGACCGTACCTGAGCGTCTTTTTCAGCTCGCTGTTCAGATGTCCCCTGATCTCGACTGGGTATCTTTCCCCGGAACCTTTCATTGCAGCGTTTATGATCTCAGAGCAGATCCTGTCAATCTCGTTTATCTCACGAGACCGATTTTTCAGAAGCTCCCTGTAATCCATCCCCAGTGCTTCCGCAACTATGCTGTTCAGGGATCTGACACCATCTCTGTCGTATCTTAGAAGCATCTGCAGAAAATTCTTCAGATCCTCATCGCTGTAGCGCTCCCCCAGGACATGAAGGCCTTTGGGTATGATCCTCCTCTTCATCTCGTACAGCACATCCTGTATCTCATCGATGCTCTTAGCTCTGATATTCAGCCGCCCTGCACTCTCGAGGATGCGTTCTCTGAGCCGTTCCGCTCTGCCAGGATCATATGTCACTGCCTCGCTGTGCTCATCTATGAGCCCTTCAAGATCCACATAGCTCTCGTACAGGTCGGCATCAGTGTACGGAGGGGAGTTGTAGCTGATGGTTGTGGCATACAGCCTTCTTTTGGCGATGACGACCTCAGAGGTGTTGACGACATGGTAGAAGTAGAGGTTTGGCATATCTCCGATAAGCATATCGGGATAGCACCTTGAGCTCAGTGCAAGCTCTTTGCCCTTCATGAACTCAGCGAGCCCATGTGTTCCCACGTGGACGACCGCATCAGCCCTCCATATCCTCTGGAGCCAGTGGTAGAATGCT
The Methanothrix sp. DNA segment above includes these coding regions:
- the bchH gene encoding magnesium chelatase subunit H — translated: MKITCVSTVHSSALVSAARKIKEVYAIPLELRVYYPEQLDFCADPESFSDDLMSSDAVLVDIRGSGRAEEIVYDTLKNAENIVVNLVSPVGRLMSITRLGSFRGSSVAERLRAGEVRDPEELWGKIKRIQGIVETAGRVAPLGPVRDAGNYIKIAKYWRYGGPENLKNLLILLLREYLGCDLPRAADPVPFPEYGIYHRGIFLDSQEALLPHLDPERASIGVLFYGNMHFDQCLPVLEALNEVLGDANIIPVFSDGIHNLRAIRSFFLRDGPVIDAMINLTWFRINGGPLGGDPELTKKLLKELDVPVFAPVSMYQSCIDDWERSEAGLSPTESIMAVIWPELDGCVEPIPCCGIRSFKVDNMEVREVAAIDDRISRIASRIRSWIRLRREQNARKRIALIIYNYPPGEENLGRASYLDVFASLKRLLHAMRDAGYTLSVPDRELDALFCGMAAVNTGKWLHAETALKGCPSMSLEEYLQVFKSLPEDLQRDIVEFWGEPPGDVMVSHGRILIPGLDLGNIFIGVQPSRPPLSNKDLREAAHDKTKPPHHQYIAFYHWLQRIWRADAVVHVGTHGLAEFMKGKELALSSRCYPDMLIGDMPNLYFYHVVNTSEVVIAKRRLYATTISYNSPPYTDADLYESYVDLEGLIDEHSEAVTYDPGRAERLRERILESAGRLNIRAKSIDEIQDVLYEMKRRIIPKGLHVLGERYSDEDLKNFLQMLLRYDRDGVRSLNSIVAEALGMDYRELLKNRSREINEIDRICSEIINAAMKGSGERYPVEIRGHLNSELKKTLRYGLETVRRYSENHTEIENFLRGLDCRFIEPSVGGDIIRSPHALPTGRNLVQFDPTRVPTPDAIKRGEEIAENTIQACMDRTGSYPNMVGVILWGFETTKTGGETIGQILSYLGVRLERDPGSMAFRLVPFTLDELGRPRVDCLVNICGFFRDMFPNVVQLLDRAFALVSSLDEPLDLNYVRKHTLENMSILLQKGIDERQARVLAKGRIFGPRAGEYGTRMLPLIEDSVWRTEEELAEVYASSMSHIYTEGVHAQQHPDLYRSNISRVDLVSQIRDSHDWEFVDLDHYFEFFGGLSSAIRSVRGREPVMLVSDTTGEIIRTEDIRSAVEMGVRTRLLNPRWIDGMLAHRFHGAQQIADRIENMLGLAATTHSVESWIWSSIAERYIFDEIMRKRLLENNQYAAVKIGEWLMEAYRRGYWNANDDEMERLRRICLEMEGEIEAGSTTS
- a CDS encoding biopolymer transporter Tol, with the translated sequence MIVRTIALIIFITVFTASGADPGKDRPIAVYTGSEQEQPDIDGHIVVWADGRSGNFDIFMYDLEIGAERWVCIDPFIQINPAVSGYRIVWQDMRSGNADIYLYDVKNRVEQIVCGDNGNQTDPDIDGDVVVWSDDRDGDWNIYLKDLSTNQQERVTSAQRDQITPKVSGSRVVWADERNGNFDIYMYDIKSGSERAICTAAGDQTLPAIDGDIIAWADNRSGEMDIAFFDLSSGKEAVLSRPGIQTAPSVWGRNITWQNNGTEIVLYNIDTGEETVLIRGPIVMEPAIGERGVVWTDYRQGLQDPDIYMWDRTILPDLPVTQDNFNHTNPSIFNDRVVWTDDRTGHYQVYMMNLTTGEEVRITSDEIDHSSIDISEDYVIYTDMRNGNLDVFLYDLKAGKERQLSRDPSDQRYSMIDGRYVVWMDNRTGSDQIYVYDILQGSERQITTQQQAQLMSPVISGDRIVWADRRSGKWDIYMYNLTTGKETPICTNLANQVQPWIHGDTIVWADGRNAPNASIRNWDIYSYNLTTGKETPICTNGYNQGAPCVYGRYVAWLDERGGAADIYLYDLEKGIEVPVSTLPMYQTPSDGKGDPYRVKPIASSRILSDKYIVWMDDSSGRPQIRARSPLWEPLLWLSTDFPSTNGSLMVWSDNRRGDWDIYGFDFFTRSEIPIVRADGDQLYPRASGQNVVWSDYRSGSSDVYMINLTTGEVTEVATGPGDQVWADIYGDEIVWMDNSSGDWDVVLHNISSGITEPLRKQGNQMYPKISGSLIVWQDDRSGNWDIYVYDLRTGNETKLTGDGDQVFPDVSGNTIVWEDRSTGDIAYYIYDKKWSKRYPRPGMQTSPAVSGKYIAYVDEDGSLRRLDVTTWKDDLIASGPGQMKPDMDQKLVWMDAPRGKPRYESLGGQISVVCRAPGEQSMPAVSGNFVVWMDNRTGNPDIYVYDLFRNVEIPLAGGPLYDMYPDIRGTVIAWVGQNPQHDNWAVRTFDVITANRSQLTGAEFFTPSPISIGDRYLVWQDLSFAGWRLYKKLVYGGTEPVEAIPPSGTNPRTAGDIAVYQDNKDGNWNVYIWKGQQKIPVTTDPADQINPVTDGYIVVYQDNRNGNWDIYAFDTNTSKEIRITSDPGDQTNPDIESGVIVWQDNRNGNWDIYAFDLSTGKEIPICTAPGDQTRPRIGSRKIVWEDSRSGDRDIYIYDSYSP